A portion of the Deltaproteobacteria bacterium genome contains these proteins:
- a CDS encoding HAMP domain-containing histidine kinase → MRRPRSLRWRLTLAFASLAGTAVLAASVGTVILVEHAVWGPIDAALEEEAETLAELGDAARAGDFSRAVARVADERGFGAWKCDGKFVRMRAVDGRVLAASGTIPAALAEEAAPAVRATRYATIGQGRTAYRIVWYAAPGVGWSEIGVRVGRELRTVRRARLAIGASAALLLGALAFLAWAMTTRATAEIGQLAAQLETLEASSLDRRLASGRTTEVDRLVAVLNRLLGRLETAVGHLRRFTADAAHELRTPIAALRAHLEVALGRGGSPDGYRNGLLDALEQTERLGRLAADLLTLSAVEAGVGGTGVVRLDAVAREVADFLEPVAQEQGRRFACENEQPVAVCGAPDLLKRLVLNLVDNAFRHTPPSAAVRLAVRSDAGRATIEVHDDGPGIPAADLPQVFGRFRRGRGATTGTGLGLALCQEIATRHQGRIALESAAGVGTRVIVTLPLADARS, encoded by the coding sequence GTGAGGCGGCCGCGGAGCCTCCGCTGGCGACTGACGCTCGCGTTCGCGAGCCTGGCGGGGACCGCCGTGCTGGCCGCGTCGGTCGGCACCGTCATCCTGGTCGAGCACGCGGTGTGGGGCCCCATCGATGCGGCGCTCGAGGAGGAGGCGGAGACGCTCGCCGAGCTCGGCGATGCGGCCCGCGCCGGGGACTTCTCCCGGGCCGTCGCTCGAGTCGCCGACGAGCGAGGCTTTGGCGCCTGGAAGTGCGACGGGAAGTTCGTCCGGATGCGGGCCGTCGACGGCCGTGTGCTCGCCGCATCGGGAACGATCCCCGCCGCGCTCGCGGAGGAGGCGGCCCCCGCTGTGCGCGCGACCCGGTACGCCACGATCGGGCAGGGCAGGACCGCGTACCGGATCGTCTGGTACGCCGCGCCCGGCGTCGGGTGGAGCGAGATCGGCGTTCGCGTGGGACGGGAGCTGCGCACGGTGCGCCGGGCGCGGCTCGCGATCGGGGCGTCGGCCGCGTTGCTCCTCGGCGCGCTCGCCTTCCTCGCGTGGGCCATGACGACCCGCGCCACGGCCGAGATCGGCCAGCTCGCGGCTCAGCTCGAGACCCTCGAGGCGTCCTCGCTCGACCGCCGCCTGGCTTCCGGCCGCACCACCGAGGTGGACCGGCTCGTCGCCGTGCTGAACCGGCTGCTCGGCCGTCTGGAGACGGCGGTCGGCCACCTGCGCCGATTCACCGCGGACGCGGCCCACGAGCTACGCACGCCGATCGCGGCGCTGAGGGCACACCTCGAGGTCGCCCTTGGCCGTGGCGGCTCCCCGGACGGCTATCGCAACGGCCTCCTCGACGCGCTCGAGCAGACCGAGAGGCTCGGACGGCTGGCGGCGGACCTGCTCACCCTGAGCGCCGTCGAGGCCGGTGTGGGCGGCACCGGGGTCGTTCGCCTCGACGCCGTGGCGCGCGAGGTGGCGGACTTCCTCGAGCCCGTGGCACAGGAGCAGGGCCGGCGCTTCGCGTGCGAGAACGAGCAGCCGGTGGCGGTGTGCGGTGCCCCGGACCTGTTGAAGCGCCTCGTGCTCAACCTCGTGGACAACGCCTTCCGCCACACGCCGCCCTCCGCCGCCGTGCGCCTCGCGGTGCGCTCGGACGCCGGCAGAGCGACGATCGAGGTGCATGACGACGGTCCGGGCATCCCGGCGGCGGATCTCCCGCAGGTCTTCGGGCGCTTCCGTCGGGGTCGGGGCGCGACGACGGGCACCGGGCTCGGCCTCGCACTGTGCCAGGAAATCGCGACACGCCACCAGGGGCGCATCGCGCTCGAGAGCGCGGCCGGGGTCGGGACGCGAGTCATCGTGACCCTGCCCCTCGCCGACGCGCGCTCCTGA
- a CDS encoding TolC family protein yields the protein MRVPHGRHAFRFADLRDVLRGSVMARRAARGALVAVLLSTAPGGSAAATPLALDEVLARARAASPALRAAAAELDAARGRLRQARLVQTNPVLSADLARHTEPGLRDAKDRGVQLEQEIEVGGQRGLRIAAAEHDVTHAEHLLADRRRTVEGEVRRAFFALAAAERRQKLAAERLALASRLAEAARRRTRAGETGALDARLAEVETARAAQEKTAAEAEHARAEGRLALAMGAEPGEPLSVSVEDLALAPSPAEDELVARALEARPDLAAAREERARLEGEARLTARRGRIPNPILRGFYREERLQEHVAGGGLSVPLPLFNREQGTEASLLAQARGAAAEEARLRAQIPRDVHLALAHRRTAEEAWRRYEREALPAATQARDLLERGFDAGYLALPDLLLQQDRLLQVRAGAIDAWLDLHVAEADLVEAMGGVAP from the coding sequence ATGCGCGTGCCTCACGGCCGGCACGCATTCCGTTTTGCTGACCTTCGTGACGTGCTACGTGGAAGCGTGATGGCGAGAAGAGCTGCGCGAGGGGCACTCGTCGCAGTCCTCTTGAGCACCGCGCCGGGCGGGTCTGCAGCCGCCACACCGCTCGCGCTCGACGAAGTGCTCGCGCGCGCGCGGGCAGCGAGCCCGGCGCTCCGCGCCGCGGCGGCCGAGCTCGACGCGGCGCGCGGACGCCTCCGCCAGGCGCGCCTCGTGCAGACGAACCCCGTCCTATCGGCCGACCTCGCGCGCCACACCGAGCCGGGCCTCAGGGACGCCAAGGACCGCGGCGTGCAGCTCGAGCAGGAGATCGAGGTGGGCGGGCAACGCGGGCTTCGCATCGCGGCCGCGGAGCACGACGTGACCCATGCGGAACACCTCCTCGCCGACCGCCGCCGCACGGTCGAGGGCGAGGTACGGCGGGCGTTCTTCGCGCTCGCCGCCGCCGAGCGCCGGCAGAAGCTCGCCGCCGAGCGGCTCGCGCTCGCCTCCCGCCTCGCCGAGGCCGCCCGCCGACGCACCCGCGCGGGCGAGACGGGCGCGCTCGACGCCCGCCTGGCCGAGGTCGAGACGGCGCGCGCGGCGCAGGAGAAGACCGCCGCCGAGGCCGAGCACGCGCGCGCCGAGGGCCGCCTCGCGCTCGCGATGGGCGCCGAGCCCGGCGAGCCGCTCTCCGTGTCGGTGGAGGATCTGGCGCTCGCCCCATCGCCGGCCGAGGACGAGCTCGTGGCCCGCGCGCTCGAAGCCCGTCCCGACCTGGCCGCCGCACGCGAGGAGCGCGCGCGCCTCGAGGGCGAGGCGCGCCTCACGGCGCGGCGCGGCCGCATCCCGAACCCCATCCTGCGAGGCTTCTACCGCGAGGAGCGGCTCCAAGAGCACGTCGCGGGCGGCGGCCTGTCGGTGCCGCTGCCGCTCTTCAACCGCGAGCAGGGCACCGAGGCGTCGCTCCTCGCCCAGGCCCGCGGCGCCGCCGCCGAGGAGGCGCGCCTGCGGGCGCAGATCCCGCGCGACGTCCACCTGGCGCTCGCCCACCGCCGCACCGCCGAGGAGGCCTGGCGCCGCTACGAGCGCGAGGCACTGCCCGCCGCCACCCAGGCCCGCGACCTCCTCGAGCGCGGCTTCGACGCGGGCTATCTCGCCCTCCCCGATCTCCTCCTCCAGCAGGACCGGCTCCTGCAGGTGCGCGCGGGGGCGATCGACGCCTGGCTCGATCTCCACGTCGCCGAGGCGGATCTGGTCGAGGCGATGGGCGGCGTCGCGCCATGA
- a CDS encoding efflux RND transporter permease subunit → MVARLIRAALTHPPVVFVLAAALVAAGVWSAHRAPLDVFPEFAPPIVEVQTEAPGFAAEDVEALVTTPLERALGGMPGVAKLRSSSALGLSVVSAVFDYGTDPYRARQLVIEAVALAGGQLPRGITPAVAPLSSVLSWVLAIGLRGDPDVSPLVLRDLAEWTIRPRLLSVPGVANVVIYGGGVRQIQVTTTPERLLAAGATLDDLAAAVGTADAAAGSGFLDRPGQRLLTWFDGRVHGADDVARALLPGRDGGPVPVAAVADVADGPAVPIGDAIVNGDRGVLLMVSKQPQVNVVAITEGVEAALRAIVRILPPGVRVDEALFRQASFVEHALGNLRRALLAGAVLVMIVLLLFLGHLRAALVSVVAMPLSLLAAVVVLGGVGATLNVMVLGGLAIAVGEVVDDAIIDVENAWRRLRAAPPGARALDVILAASVEVRSAVVYATVMVALVFLPVFLLGGLEGALFRPLALAYVLATLASLVVALTVTPALCLVLLPGAVARHQEPPRRVLALRARYERALGRALDRPRRVLLGSVLALIAGVALVPLLRLEFLPEFHETNFVMHMTGAPGVGLGESTRVGAAAERALLGVPGIQSVAQFIGRATLAEDHGFGAERSELLVRLRPDADAAEVTEALRERAATIGGFTFDVKQFLNERIEETLEGAGAALIVRLRGPDLVALEQAATAVSQRLSGVPGAVDVHAEGALAAPGIRVRPRRDDLLRLGLSAAAVERAIRSALGGLPVGRVVEAGRQADVVLYVAAADDPARLARLPITAAGSRVVALGSVADIDLGPLRADIAHEDGVRTVAVRLNVRGRSLEAVAHDVARAVAAAPLPAGIYAEVGGEYAAAAAARTRLLGLGALALLGIFVLLVVDFGSARLAGLTMVNVPLAFVGGLAAVLLGAGGRLSLGAIVGFVTVFGITIRNGIVLVAHFLHLERERGGALDRPALVAGAADRLAPILMTALTTGIALVPLLLLGGRAGGEIEQPMALVIVGGLVSSTWLNLFVVPLWYARRARSG, encoded by the coding sequence ATGGTCGCGCGCCTGATCCGGGCGGCGCTCACGCACCCGCCCGTCGTCTTCGTGCTGGCGGCGGCGCTCGTCGCCGCCGGCGTGTGGAGCGCGCATCGGGCGCCGCTCGATGTCTTCCCGGAGTTCGCGCCGCCGATCGTCGAGGTCCAGACCGAAGCGCCGGGGTTCGCCGCCGAGGACGTCGAGGCGCTGGTCACGACCCCGCTCGAGCGCGCCCTCGGCGGGATGCCGGGGGTCGCGAAGCTACGCTCGTCCTCGGCGCTCGGGCTGAGCGTCGTGAGCGCGGTCTTCGACTACGGGACGGACCCGTATCGCGCGCGCCAGCTCGTGATCGAGGCCGTCGCGCTCGCCGGGGGGCAGCTGCCGCGCGGCATCACCCCGGCGGTGGCCCCGCTCTCCTCCGTGCTCTCCTGGGTGCTCGCCATCGGGCTGCGCGGCGACCCGGACGTCTCGCCGCTCGTGCTGCGCGACCTGGCGGAGTGGACGATTCGGCCCCGTCTCCTTTCGGTTCCCGGCGTCGCCAACGTGGTCATCTACGGCGGCGGCGTGCGGCAGATCCAGGTGACGACGACCCCGGAGCGTCTGCTCGCGGCGGGTGCGACGCTCGACGACCTGGCCGCGGCCGTCGGCACCGCCGATGCCGCCGCCGGCTCGGGCTTCCTCGATCGCCCGGGGCAGCGGCTGCTCACCTGGTTCGACGGGCGCGTGCATGGCGCGGATGACGTCGCGCGCGCCCTGCTCCCGGGCCGCGACGGCGGGCCGGTTCCGGTGGCGGCCGTCGCCGATGTGGCCGACGGCCCCGCGGTGCCCATCGGGGACGCGATCGTGAACGGCGATCGCGGCGTGCTGCTCATGGTCTCGAAGCAGCCCCAGGTGAACGTGGTGGCGATCACGGAGGGCGTCGAGGCGGCGCTGCGCGCCATCGTCCGTATCCTCCCGCCGGGCGTGCGTGTCGACGAGGCGCTCTTCCGCCAAGCGAGCTTCGTCGAGCACGCGCTCGGCAACCTGCGCCGCGCGCTCCTCGCCGGCGCGGTGCTCGTCATGATCGTGCTGCTGCTCTTCCTCGGCCACCTGCGCGCGGCGCTGGTGAGCGTCGTCGCCATGCCGCTCTCGCTCCTCGCTGCCGTGGTGGTGCTGGGCGGCGTCGGTGCGACGCTCAACGTGATGGTGCTCGGCGGCCTCGCGATCGCGGTCGGCGAGGTGGTGGACGATGCGATCATCGACGTCGAGAACGCCTGGCGCCGCCTGCGCGCCGCCCCACCCGGCGCGCGGGCGCTGGACGTGATCCTCGCCGCCTCGGTCGAGGTGCGCAGCGCCGTCGTCTACGCGACCGTCATGGTGGCGCTCGTGTTCCTTCCCGTCTTTCTGCTGGGCGGGCTCGAGGGCGCGCTCTTCCGGCCGCTAGCGCTCGCCTACGTTCTCGCGACGCTCGCCTCGCTCGTGGTGGCGCTCACGGTGACGCCGGCCCTCTGCCTCGTGCTCCTGCCCGGCGCCGTCGCCCGGCACCAGGAGCCGCCGCGGCGCGTGCTCGCGCTGCGCGCGCGCTACGAGCGCGCGCTCGGCCGTGCGCTCGACCGGCCACGAAGGGTCCTGCTGGGGAGCGTCCTCGCCCTGATCGCGGGCGTCGCGCTCGTTCCCCTGCTGCGGCTCGAGTTCCTGCCCGAGTTCCACGAGACCAACTTCGTCATGCACATGACCGGCGCGCCGGGCGTCGGCCTCGGCGAGTCGACGCGCGTCGGCGCGGCGGCCGAGCGGGCGCTCCTCGGCGTGCCCGGCATCCAGTCGGTGGCGCAGTTCATCGGGCGTGCGACTCTCGCCGAGGACCACGGCTTCGGCGCCGAGCGCAGCGAGCTGCTCGTCCGCCTGCGCCCGGACGCGGACGCGGCGGAGGTCACCGAGGCGCTCCGGGAGCGCGCGGCCACCATCGGCGGCTTCACCTTCGACGTGAAGCAGTTCCTGAACGAGCGCATCGAGGAGACCCTGGAAGGGGCGGGCGCCGCGCTGATCGTCCGGCTGCGCGGGCCGGACCTGGTCGCGCTCGAGCAGGCGGCCACGGCGGTGAGCCAGCGCCTCTCCGGGGTGCCGGGCGCGGTCGACGTGCATGCAGAGGGCGCGCTCGCCGCGCCCGGCATCCGGGTGCGACCCAGGCGGGACGACCTCCTTCGCCTCGGTCTGTCCGCTGCCGCGGTCGAGCGTGCGATCCGGAGCGCGCTCGGCGGCCTGCCCGTCGGGCGTGTGGTCGAGGCCGGGCGCCAGGCGGACGTGGTGCTGTACGTCGCTGCCGCCGACGACCCCGCTCGCCTCGCCCGGCTCCCGATCACCGCCGCCGGCAGCCGCGTCGTCGCCCTCGGCTCGGTCGCCGACATCGACCTGGGCCCGCTGCGCGCCGACATCGCGCACGAGGACGGGGTGCGGACGGTCGCGGTGCGGCTCAACGTGCGAGGTCGGTCGCTCGAGGCCGTCGCGCACGACGTGGCGCGCGCGGTGGCCGCGGCGCCGCTCCCAGCGGGGATCTACGCCGAGGTGGGGGGCGAGTACGCGGCGGCCGCCGCGGCTCGCACGCGTCTCCTCGGCCTCGGGGCGCTCGCCCTGCTCGGCATTTTCGTCCTGCTGGTGGTCGACTTCGGCTCGGCGCGGCTCGCCGGCCTCACCATGGTGAACGTGCCGCTCGCCTTCGTGGGCGGGCTCGCCGCCGTCCTCCTCGGCGCCGGCGGCCGGCTCTCCCTGGGTGCGATCGTCGGCTTCGTCACCGTCTTCGGGATCACGATCCGCAACGGCATCGTCCTGGTCGCGCACTTCCTCCACCTCGAGCGGGAGCGCGGCGGCGCGCTCGACCGGCCGGCGTTGGTGGCCGGCGCCGCGGACCGGCTCGCGCCCATCCTCATGACCGCGCTCACCACCGGCATCGCGCTCGTCCCGCTCCTCTTGCTGGGCGGGCGCGCCGGCGGCGAGATCGAGCAGCCGATGGCCCTCGTCATCGTGGGCGGGCTCGTCAGCTCGACCTGGCTCAACCTGTTCGTCGTGCCGCTGTGGTACGCGCGGCGCGCGCGGAGCGGGTGA